Sequence from the Camelus bactrianus isolate YW-2024 breed Bactrian camel chromosome 21, ASM4877302v1, whole genome shotgun sequence genome:
AGGGCTTCTCGCCCGTGTGCGTGCGGATGTGCTTGCGGTGGTCCGAGGACCAGGTGTAGGCCTTGTCGCAGAAGGGACACTGGTAGGGCCGTTCGCCCGTGTGCAGGCGCTGGTGCTGCTGGAGCGTGCCCCGGTGGGAGTAGGCCTTCCCGCACAGCTCGCACGCGTAAGGCTTGGCACCCGGCGTCTGCGTGGGGCTCATCGGGTGGCTGGGCTTCTGGAAGGCCCGCCCGCCCCGCAGGCACTTGTAGGGATGAACCTCCCCTCGCCTGCCCTCCCCTGCGCCCCCCGGTTCCTGGCCCTTCAGGCCCTTTTGCACTTTGGCCAGCACGGCCTCTGCCAGGCTGGCCGGGGTGGCTGACCCCTGGGCTGGTGTGTGTGCCTCCTGCGTGGAGAGGTCCCAACTGCCCCCTACCTTTGGGACACACACCAGAGAGGAGCTGTCTGGGGGCTTGTCTACACCTTTCTGTGCACAGAAATACTTACCAGAACCAGGGAAGTTGGATGGGACACCCAAGGCAGCGTTCAGGTTTGCCCTGGAGTCTCCATCATTGCCGGCAGGTAATGAGCCCCTAAGAGATTGTGTCCGACTGAACCACGTGTGTGAGAGGCCCCTGGGGAGGGCACTCAGAATCATGCTAGCTCCAGTGGAGTCTTTGGTCGGCGTGATCTTTGTCTCATCTCTTTCCCCCCTGGTCTTCCCGGGCACTGTCATGGGGTTCTTTCCCATGCCCTGGGCACTGCAGGAGTCAgagaatttctcttctttcttgcgGGGTTGATGCTGCCATGGCAAGTCAGGGTTGTCCTCAGTCACTTGGGAGCTGCCCCTTGGACAGGCTTGGTGATCAGGGCCACCAGTGCCCTTTTTGTCTCCTGCCCCTCCACCAGCCTCGTCCTTACTGTCTAAGTTCACGCACAGCATCTGGGGGGCATAAGCTTCCTGAGTCAACCTGCAGAGAGGAGACACCTGGCCCCACTGGTCCTGTGGCTCCATCTGTGCCATTGTGTTCAGGCCCTTCTAGCCCTGCTCCTCCAAGATGGACTTCCGCTGGGCTCAGGATACCTGCAAAAGGGAAAAGTACAAAGAATGGACTTAATCACCTTCCCGGCCACAGGACTGAGGTTCTCACTACTGATCTGTGTGTCCATCCGGTAGCCATGCCAGCCACATTTTTGCGCCTCACTGACGTAGGAGGAGCTGGGTTCTGCTGAAAACTCCACAGCTGCCTTTCATCCTTTGGAGGTCCCACTTGCTGGAAGCCCCAGGAGATGATGCTGTCAGGATGGCCATCTgtaccctgccctgccccaggtcCTCAAACCCCCAACTGCTAGCCAGGTGGGTTCTCTGTGAGCCTGGGGAAGGCTAGATAAGAGGGCAGGCGGCAAAGGTCTGCTCTCCGTCAAGTCTCTTAAATAGTCAGCCCAGCTGGGAAGCTGAAAACCAGGCTGGCTCTTGCTGTTCCTGCCAGGAGTGCAAGTCTGCCATCTCCTGATTGTGACAGCTGGGGAACTGCCTCCCAGGCTCTGGGCTGTGTGGGCCACCTCTTCCAAAGCCAAGGATAAGCTCCTGGGGGAACGGAGGGAGTCAGGAAGACATCagggtgttcccaaaaagataccGAGCTGTCTGTCACTGCATAAGTGGGGCTTCTCAGGCCTGTGCAGTGAAGAACCCCTAGCTTCTGGGCAGGATAAACACATGCaccagggagaaagggaggcCCACCCCAAGCTTGGACTGTCTTTGAAATATTGCTTCGTCTTAAACATTCATGAGAATGTACATTCTGTGTCACGTTGGTTTCAACATAAAAATTGCGTTTTCAGTTACCTTCAGTTTAAATGTTTAGCTTTTCCCCAAGTGTGCTATATTTATCCCATGGCCTCACATATTCCTGGCATGCCCCCATGTGTTCCCAGGGGTGCGCGTACCCCAACTTGAGAAGCATGGACTTGGGGTTTTGACAGCAAGGCATGAGACAAGGGAGTCTTTGAGTTGCATTTTTTtgactgattttattttaagcttgaagatgcagagaaagcctGCCGAGGCTGGTTAATAAGGATTGTGTGTGTGAGTTTTTGGGGAGTTGCTGGATGACAGGCAGGCTAGTGAGGGGCTCTGtggaggagggggttgggggggtggaggTTGAGGGGGAGGAGCAGTTTCTGACCAGAGGGCTGAGTTTGCTTTGGTCTGGAAGGAACCCTCTGAGAATCCCGGAGGGCAGGAAGTGGTGCTAGCAGGTCCGTGTTCTGAGCGGGCGTGACGATCCAGGCAAGCAATACGACTTCATCTACTCCTCCCAGCCACCTTTCAGATCGACTCTCTTACTATTACAGTATTCTTTCCGTTTTACAACCAGAAAGGTAGGTTTAAAGAGGTTACTTACCTGCCTGAGGTCCCGCAGCTCATAGGCAGCAGCAGCCCTGGGGTTTCTAACTTCAAGGCCTCCCCCACGTGGCCCCCACACTGAGGCCTGTCCAGGCTGGGCCCTGCCCAAAAGCAGCCACAGCATCCTGGGGGGAGAGCTGCTGCTTTCTGAGGCATCAAAGCCCCTTGTGTTTTCTGGGCCAAGGATCCTTGGCTCAGGGGCCTCATGGTTGGGCTTCTCCCGGCTCCTGTTGACCCAAATTGCCCTCCGCAGGAGAGAGAGGCCAGGCCACAGGCTGCGGAGACCGCTGCCTGGGATGGTCAGGGGTATGAGTCACTGAGTGTTTACTTTCCGAAAGCTGCTTCTCTCCtcctccgcccccctcccccctccctcggAGGGATAAGAGGCAGGCTCTCTGCACCTGATGTGGCTCCAGTGGGTCCTCTTTAAGGCGGGAGGCTGCCATCATCCCTTAGTAagatctgttcattcattcattcgacaGATGTTTACCAAACAGTCCAAATTATCTGCCTGTTTGTCAACAAAGATCTCCGAGCCTGGTTTCCTTCTCCATCTGCAGGATGGAGCTGCTGCCCCTGCTGGATGGGCTGGGGGCGCCCCTGCAGTCGGTGGGCATTCAGTGACTGGTTCTCTGTTTCTTGGGCTGCCTGCTCCTCTGCCCTGCAGCGTGGCTCCTGGGAGACATCTGGGTGGATGAGCATCTCAGTTTGGTGGTCAAGGGTCACACAGTAAAGTCACGTCCTGTGTTATGAGCCCCCCTTCACCAAGCTGGccttcccccagctcctgcctggtCATCAGCCCAGTGGCTGTGTGTGGATGGGGTGGCGACGGGGAGGAATCCTCACTTTCTCCTTGGACGCAGGAGCCGTAGAGAACGAGAGGACACAATGCGGTCGTAACTGCGGTGCAGCCTCTCATGGCCCTTTGTGCCCTGAAGCCCGGGGATCACTCCTCCTTCTGACCCTTCTGCTCTGTCCCCATAACACATCAAAGTGTAGCTGGCATACCTCTTGGCCGGAAACCAGGTTTGACATATTTTCAGCATAGTGGTTCTTAGAGAGTGGCTGTGTGTGTGGTTAATAGAGGGACCCAGTACTGGTCAGCTTACCATGCCTTACTGAGGCCAGCATGCCTATCAGGGGCTGTGATGCACCGGTGGATGGCAAAGGGATGCTGGATTGGACTGAAACAGACTTCTgaggcttttttctttctctgggacAACATGCCATGCGTGTTCATGGGGAACTGTTCGCAGACGGCTTACcttaccctcccccctccccgcctccggCACACACACCCCATTCTACATCACACGTCTCTCACCCCGCTTCCTCTGGGCCACAGGTGAGCCTCCTCGGGGCAGCACGCAGCCCTCTAGCTCACAGCTGCCGGGAGATTGCCTTTCCAGATAGGAAATGCCTCCTGTGTCTGCAGCCACATCCCCAGTGAATACATCCTGCTCTCTTCCTTCTGTAGCTGCCAAAGGTGCTTCTCGACCACCAAGAAgacagagaggaaggcaggggttCAGGGCGGGATTTTCTGGCAAAGTCGACACAAATATTCCTGGTCAGGAAGGGGAATACTGATGCCGCCGTCTGCTCTCCAGATGTGCTGACCCCCAGATGCGGTCAGAGCACAGTCCTTTCCTGGAACTGCCTCCAGGCTTGCTGGCCAGGAGTTGTCCAGGTGCAGCCCCAGCTCACCTACCTCACACCTGGACATGGACGCTCTGCAGAAGCCTGGCCTCAGGGCCTGATCCAGCTCCTGGTCCCTGCCCCTCTTTCCTTCCATAGAAGGTACTGGGTCCATCCCAGGGCAGCCGCCTCCCACCTTCTCCTCTGCCCACCACCTTCAGGTTTTGCTCTTCACTTCTGGCTCAGACACAGACAGTCACTTACTTGGGAAATGCAGACAGCCGCGTGGGCCCCTGGTCCTGGCTCCTCTGTCACATGTGGCTTCTCAGCCAGCGGAGCTAGAGTTGGGTACGAATCAGCGGAGACAGTGTCTCTGTTCCTCACGATTCTGTGTCCAGTCCAGCAGCTGCGGAGGGAGCTTCAGGAGGTGGGGCCAGTGTAATACACTCAATCTTCCTGCCTGCATCCCAGAGGGCAGCCTGGGAAATCCAGTGGGGCTGCCCTGTCTCACTGCCTGAGCTGATctggctgctccctctgctcccgCCTCCCCCTCCGGCCCTggccagcctccctgcctcccttcctccctctctcccttcctccccacctcagaAAGTTTACTCAGTCCTCCTGCAGGTGGTCCTCTCCCTCCTATTCACTCTGATCCCTCCTTCTCACCCCTGGGAGCAGGGGTGTTCCCAGAATTACTTTGCGGTCGTCACTGGCTCAAAGATGCCCATGACCAtttagctgggggtggggtgcagggagataattttctttccttattcatGCACAAACCAGGCCTGTCTCTCCATCTTTCAGCGTTGCTTCCCACGCAGGTTCATTTTGAAGAGAAAGGTTAGCCCAGGATATGGGACTCAGTATGTCCACAGTTTGAACCCACTGGAGTCTAATGTGCCTTTATTGGGGTGAATGCTCAGGACATTAAAATGGGGGATGGGAGTGTGGTACCTtcagtaaattattatttttaccctAGAGCTGGTGGGAGCTTGCTGACACCTTTGCCCTATCCCCGTCCTTCCTGAATGCCTGTCCTTGAATCGTCTGCCATCAGAAGGCCACCACCTTTCTGGCTCTGACTCTGGTCTCCTTGCCCCAAGCATTCCCACTGAGGGGCTGGCCAAGCAGACTTTTTCAAGACCAACGATGTTCCCAGAGTCGTGATGTCATAACGCAGGCTTTTCATTGTGTGCTGCGCTCGACACATGTGGCAATCAGTGACGGGGTGGGAGGTTCATGCTCTAGACAGGAGGACAGAATGTGGCAGTGACTCCAAATATCAGCAGTTCTAGAACTTTCTGCAGAATGACACCAGGTGGGAGGCCTTTGCTTGACTGACAGCACCTGCTCCCTcgcccccccctcccccagccaaggCTGCACAGTGTGATGACTGAGCACACAGGGTCTGGAGTCAGATTGCTCAGGTTCGTTAATCTCATTTCTATCACTTGCTGCATGACTGTGGGGAAGTTCCTtgacctctctgtacctcagtttcttgatctgTAATTTATAGATAATAATACCTTCCAGAGTTGTTATGGGGTTTAAAGGAGATGATGTACTTTGCAGAGTGCAAGGGACAGGCAGGGACTCAATCGACACTAGCTGATAGTCATAGTTTGGGAAGGGGGGGACTCACCTCTACTCAAGTCCAGGCGGCAGAGACCCCACCTCTGGTCCCCATCAGAACCTTCTCCCAAGATCTCACCCTGTGGGCGAGCTGGAGCAGTGGTCACCAGAGCCCCCTGGGTGAGCCCCAAGACCAcccccctcccagctcctcaaGACCCACATCATGCTGTAGTGACCTTCCCAGACCACCGCTCAAGTCCCTGGTCCCTGCGCAGGAGGAGGAGCTACAGACAGCGGGATGGGGATCTCTGAGGCTCATGGTGCCCTCTGGGTACAAACGGCCAGATACTCAGTGACACTCTCCACTGACATAGCTGAACATTTCCTCGGCCCTGAGACTAGCACCCTCTTCCAGGCCATAGGGACCCCTCATTCGGGCTCAGCCTTGGGCGCTCACAGAAGACAAGGAAAGAACACCAAGCACATGACTCCTGGGGCTTTCCTATTCTTTACATTTACCTCCAGCCTTTGCTGGTCCTTCTCGCCTCAGGGACAGCAGGTCTGGGGAGGTTAGAAGGGAAGAGACTGCACATCCTTAGTTAATGAACAAATCAAAATAGAATACTCTGAACTCTTCTGTCAATGGGGATCCTTTAAACTAAAGATtactggggccctggggcatagTGAAGCTGTtagaaattgggggaaaaaaaaaagatctgaactCAGAATTTTCAATGAAGGGGTTTTAGAAATTATCTCATGCAGCCCTGATGTTTCACAGTTGTTGAGATACAAGTATGCATTTGTTTATTGCatcgttcatttattcattcatcaaacatttgttgaacatcACTATGTGGGTCTTTTTCAAATTGCAAGAAACAACCTGTGAACAGGACAGGGAATCACTTTCATGAGCCCCAACCAACACTCTTGTTTGAATAGagtagaacagaacagaacagaatcaAGTAGAATAGATCAGAGTGTCTCACGCATAATAAAGTTTCATTTCAACTACTTCTTGTCTTCCTTTTATaggcatacatatatgtggagttGTAATgaaactgtatttcttttttttcaattcttactTTTTATGAAAGTGTAGTCGGTTTagaatgctagtttcaggtgtacagcaaagtgatccattatacatacacatacacatatatatttcagattcttttccattacagctcattacaagaaattgaatatagttccctgtgctataaagtaggtctttgtgtttatctattttatatatagtaatgtgtatctgtttgGAGTTTGGAATTAACCAGTCACAAAACTGTATTTCTTACTCTGGTTTGCTTTTGATTCCTGGccaaaacatttgaaaaacactgcaCTTTGTATCGATCTTGCTTTGCATAAGGATGATAGGGACCTGGTTAAATATGCTGTTTCCAGGGCTACACTCCCAGAGAGTCTGCAGGTCTAGGCGGACCCTAGAATCTGCATGTGACTCTGAGGCATGTTGTGGGTAGCAAGAGCGAAGGGAAATCAGCATGGCCTGGATTTCGGAGAAGTCTTTCCAAAAGAGATGCCCTTTGAGATGGGCCTGGACGGATGAACTTGAGTTTGCGAAGCAaagaaggggaggggtggggccacACCGCCGTCAGGAATTTCACATCGCATGCCTTGGCCATCCGCCTGTCTCCTTTCAGAGGAGCCGCCCTTGCTCTGCTGAGCGCTGCGTGAGGATGGACCTCCCAGCTCTCTGGCTCCCCCTCTGGCTCATTTGAACATTGCCACTGGGATTCTGACCTGCCTCCGAGTCCTCAGGGCCACACCACCTACAGTGCTGGCCTGAGTAAAATGGGCCTTTTCTTTCCAAGGGCCCCGCGGAGCACACACACCTTCCCTCACAGCTGTCTAGCTCGGCTGCCTGAACACAGAGGGAATTCACAGGAGGCGTGGAGAGGGGCGTTTGAGGTTTCCATAAAAACacaccttcccttcccttttacAGCTGCGGCGCTGACCGTAACTGGAGGGGACCTGTCTTCAGAATGATCTGGCGGAGAGTGTGAAGCCAAGATTCTTGAAAGAAATTCCCTTTAGGGCTCTTGGGCTGCAATACTACTCTGTACGTGTGCATTCTCCTGCCAGGGTGAACTGAGGACTGGTCCTGCCTCCTAGCCTTGCAGTGCGTGTGGCTGTTCTTTGGAAAGACTGTGAAAACCTCGGACAAATCTAGATGGGGggcttgggggttgggggtgggaggatggagataaaaacacaaacaaaattgAAAGTGGTTATAAAAACATACAGGCATACGCTGCAGTTTTTATGTCTTGACATttgaaaacaacaatgagatatgtTATGTCCTCATacgtaaaatgaataaaaataaaattaaaattaaactcttGTGTTCAAAATGAAAAGTCTCCACAGTTTGCTAGTGGCTGGGCCTCACTGGGCGAATGTGCCTCTGTCAGCTGCAGTCCTCAGCCTCGCAGAAACAGACACCTGATTCTGACGGGGCTGGTGGGGTGATGCTTCCAGGCAGGGTGGCCCTGGAGATGAGAACCCTAAGTGTCTTGGTTCAGCTTTTCAGCCATGTTTCTTCATCTGGGGGGAaccaaagaggggagggaggaggatgagAGTTAGCAGGGGTTCTTTGCAAAGAGATCTGCAATCATTCTTTACCAGGAGAAATGGGGTAGGTGAGGATTCCAGGCAGAAGCACAGTGAAtaccaaggtcctgggttcaggtCCTGCCGAGCTGGTTTGAGGGGCAGCAGTGGAGCCAGGGTAGCTGAGGGAAGGACAGCAGGAAAGGAGGGCAGAGAAGCAGCAAGGGGCCGACTTGCAAGGCCCTAAAG
This genomic interval carries:
- the ZNF648 gene encoding zinc finger protein 648, whose protein sequence is MAQMEPQDQWGQVSPLCRLTQEAYAPQMLCVNLDSKDEAGGGAGDKKGTGGPDHQACPRGSSQVTEDNPDLPWQHQPRKKEEKFSDSCSAQGMGKNPMTVPGKTRGERDETKITPTKDSTGASMILSALPRGLSHTWFSRTQSLRGSLPAGNDGDSRANLNAALGVPSNFPGSGKYFCAQKGVDKPPDSSSLVCVPKVGGSWDLSTQEAHTPAQGSATPASLAEAVLAKVQKGLKGQEPGGAGEGRRGEVHPYKCLRGGRAFQKPSHPMSPTQTPGAKPYACELCGKAYSHRGTLQQHQRLHTGERPYQCPFCDKAYTWSSDHRKHIRTHTGEKPYPCPDCGKAFVRSSDLRKHQRNMHSNDKPFPCAECGLTFNKPLSLLRHQRTHLGEKPFRCPTCDREFAVASRMMEHQRVHSGERPFPCSTCGKCFTKSSNLIEHQTLHTGQRPFKCADCGVAFAQPSRLARHQRIHTGERPFPCPQCGQAFARSSTLKRHQQIHSGEKAFLCAECGRAFRVASELAQHIRVHNGERPYQCEDCGQAFTRSNHLQRHRARHRSCKKEPIPCSSDE